In a single window of the Diospyros lotus cultivar Yz01 chromosome 10, ASM1463336v1, whole genome shotgun sequence genome:
- the LOC127811990 gene encoding receptor-like kinase TMK4, translated as MRGIQETQPTMVMASQQHALLLLFSLSVLLRSAVADDGAVMAKLAASLSPAPSDWTGTDFCSWTGINCDNSNRVTSINLPSKSIAGTLPADLNSLSQLKSLALQGNSLSGALPSLANLTFLEQVFLDRNQFKTIPADFFAGLSNLQSMSLSDNPTLAPWTFPADLTQSSSLNAFAASNASIVGSIPDIFNSFPNLQNLRLSYNNLTGSLPPSFAGSEIRNLWINNQMTGLSGTIEVLSSMTQLYQAWLQENSFTGAIPDLSKCTSLFDLQLRDNQFTGVVPPSLTSLPRLANISLQNNKLQGPLPVFGSGVDVTLGSTNQFCKTTSGPCDRQVTLLLEAAGALGYPMILAQSWEGNDACSGWSFISCAQGNIITVNLGKQRFSGTISPAFANITSLRSLFLNDNNLSGLIPESLASLPNLQVLDVSNNNLSGPIPVFPSTVKLTTSGNLLLGKNSTSGSGGSPGSGSNSTTPGGSPSEGKSSGSSVSAGLIAGVVIAVIVFVAVVLFVSYKCYVKRRHKSFGRVEGSEKGSELTKSVAASGANGYGGVPSELHSQSSGDHGDIPVFEGGNTAISIQVIRQVTNNFSEDNVLGRGGFGVVYKGELHDGTKIAVKRMESAAVAKGMNEFQAEIAVLTKVRHRHLVALLGYCINGNERLLVYEYMPQGTLAQHLFEWRELGFPPLTWKQRVTIALDVARGVEYLHSLAQQSFIHRDLKPSNILLGDDMRAKVADFGLVKNAPDGKYSLETRLAGTFGYLAPEYAATGRVTTKVDVYAFGVVLMEIITGRKALDETVPDERSHLVSWFRRVLINKDNIRKAVDQILNPNEETFESICKVAELAGHCTAREPFQRPDMGHAVNVLGPLVEQWKPSNHGDEESYGIDLHLSLPQALQRWQADEGTSTMFNDQSYSQSQSSIPSKPSGFADSFDSMDCR; from the exons atgcGCGGCATCCAAGAAACCCAACCAACCATGGTAATGGCATCCCAACAACATGCCCTTCTGCTCCTCTTCTCCCTCTCCGTTCTCCTTCGCTCCGCTGTCGCCGACGACGGCGCCGTCATGGCCAAGCTGGCCGCATCCCTCTCCCCCGCCCCCTCCGACTGGACCGGCACCGATTTCTGCTCCTGGACCGGCATCAACTGCGACAACTCCAACCGTGTCACCTCCATCAACCTCCCCTCCAAGTCCATCGCCGGCACTCTCCCCGCCGATCTCAACTCCCTCTCCCAGCTCAAAAGCCTAGCTCTCCAGGGCAACAGCCTCTCCGGCGCCCTGCCGTCCCTCGCCAACCTCACCTTCCTGGAACAGGTCTTCCTCGACCGGAACCAGTTCAAAACGATCCCCGCCGATTTCTTTGCCGGCCTCTCCAACCTCCAGAGCATGAGCCTCAGCGACAATCCCACTCTCGCGCCGTGGACGTTCCCCGCCGATCTGACTCAGTCCAGCAGCTTGAACGCCTTCGCCGCCAGCAACGCCAGCATAGTGGGCTCCATTCCCGACATTTTCAATTCCTTCCCCAACTTGCAGAACCTCCGCCTCTCCTACAACAACCTCACGGGCTCGCTGCCGCCCAGCTTCGCCGGCTCCGAGATCAGAAACTTGTGGATCAACAACCAGATGACGGGCTTATCCGGGACCATTGAGGTGCTTTCTTCCATGACCCAACTCTACCAAGCTTGGCTCCAAGAAAATTCCTTCACAG GTGCCATCCCGGACCTGTCCAAATGCACGAGTCTCTTCGATTTGCAGCTCCGGGACAACCAGTTCACCGGCGTGGTGCCACCGTCCTTGACCTCTCTTCCCAGGCTTGCTAACATTAGTCTACAGAACAACAAATTGCAGGGCCCGCTGCCGGTGTTCGGCTCCGGCGTGGACGTCACTCTTGGATCCACCAATCAATTCTGCAAGACCACATCGGGGCCTTGCGATCGCCAAGTCACTCTTCTTCTTGAAGCTGCCGGGGCTCTTGGGTATCCGATGATTCTGGCTCAGTCTTGGGAAGGCAATGATGCTTGTTCCGGTTGGTCATTCATCAGCTGCGCGCAGGGCAACATCATAACTGTGAATCTCGGGAAGCAGCGCTTTTCGGGTACCATTTCGCCGGCCTTTGCGAACATCACCTCGCTGCGGAGTTTGTTCCTGAATGACAATAACCTGTCGGGTTTGATCCCTGAGAGCTTGGCATCTTTGCCTAATCTTCAAGTTCTTGACGTGTCTAACAATAATCTTAGTGGCCCGATACCCGTTTTCCCATCAACAGTGAAGTTAACTACCTCCGGCAACCTGTTACTCGGGAAGAACTCTACTTCCGGGAGTGGTGGCTCGCCGGGTTCTGGATCGAACTCGACCACGCCCGGTGGAAGCCCGTCAGAGGGGAAGTCGAGCGGGTCCTCTGTGTCTGCTGGTTTGATTGCAGGTGTTGTGATTGCCGTTATTGTTTTTGTAGCTGTTGTGTTGTTTGTGTCTTATAAGTGCTATGTCAAGAGGCGTCACAAGAGTTTTGGAAGAGTTGAGGGCTCGGAGAAAGGCTCAGAGCTGACGAAGAGCGTGGCAGCGAGTGGTGCTAATGGATACGGAGGAGTCCCCAGTGAATTACACAGCCAGAGCAGTGGTGATCATGGTGACATTCCGGTTTTCGAAGGTGGGAATACTGCCATTTCGATCCAAGTGATTCGGCAGGTGACTAACAATTTCAGTGAGGATAATGTATTGGGTAGAGGAGGGTTTGGAGTCGTGTACAAAGGGGAATTGCACGATGGAACTAAGATTGCTGTGAAGCGGATGGAATCTGCAGCAGTCGCCAAAGGAATGAATGAATTCCAAGCCGAAATTGCAGTCTTAACCAAAGTTAGGCACCGGCACTTGGTTGCGCTTCTTGGTTATTGTATCAATGGCAATGAAAGGCTTTTGGTTTACGAGTATATGCCACAGGGAACTTTGGCTCAGCACCTATTCGAGTGGCGTGAGCTCGGGTTTCCTCCCCTTACTTGGAAGCAAAGGGTGACGATTGCGTTGGATGTGGCCAGAGGGGTTGAATATCTACACAGCTTAGCGCAACAGAGTTTCATCCATAGAGATCTTAAACCTTCAAATATACTTCTTGGTGATGACATGAGAGCCAAGGTTGCAGATTTCGGTTTGGTTAAGAATGCACCTGATGGCAAGTATTCTCTTGAGACTCGGTTGGCAGGAACTTTTGGATATCTTGCACCGGAATATGCTG CTACTGGACGAGTGACTACCAAAGTGGATGTTTATGCATTTGGAGTGGTTTTGATGGAGATAATCACAGGAAGGAAAGCTTTAGACGAGACCGTGCCTGATGAGAGGTCCCATTTAGTCTCCTGGTTCCGCAGGGTCCTTATCAACAAGGACAACATTCGGAAGGCTGTTGACCAAATTCTCAACCCCAATGAAGAGACTTTCGAGAGTATTTGCAAGGTGGCTGAGCTTGCTGGTCACTGTACCGCTCGCGAGCCTTTCCAAAGACCGGATATGGGGCATGCTGTCAATGTGTTAGGTCCTCTCGTGGAGCAGTGGAAACCTTCCAACCACGGAGACGAAGAAAGCTATGGCATCGACCTCCACTTGAGTCTTCCTCAAGCTCTTCAAAGATGGCAAGCCGATGAAGGGACTTCCACAATGTTCAACGATCAGTCCTACAGCCAATCACAGTCAAGCATTCCCTCGAAGCCTTCAGGGTTTGCAGACTCATTCGACTCAATGGATTGCCGATGA